DNA sequence from the Cronobacter turicensis z3032 genome:
CGAGACCATCTCCGGCTTATTAAGCACGCGCGACACCGTCTGGTGCGACACCCCGGCTTTCTGCGCCACGTCATCCAGCGTGCTGAGTCGTTTTTTCATCGCCATTCCTCTGCCTCTTGTCGCCGCAATGATCGGTGATGGCGCACGATAAAGTCAATTTATGGCGCGTAATGTCATGCGCTAACATCATGGCTGTGACGCAGATCGCAATTCACGATCCTGCGTGCGTCGCGATGTGATCCAGGATCGCATTATGCAACGCCGCCATTCGCGATCTGTCCGGTTTCCCGCCATGCTGATTCTTTATGTTAGCGCACGACATTTTTTGATTTCCAGGGAACCATCATGACAGAAAACCCCACCACGACCGCTTTTAACGAACTCCAGACGCGCCCGCTGGCGACGATCCTTGCCCGCAATGACTGGCAAAACCCGGCGATCACCAGCGTTAACCGTCTGCCGTCCCATACGCCGCTGCATGGCTGGCGCGACGCCGACCAGGCGCGTCGGGGAGAGCCGTCCGATGCCGTGCTGTCGCTCGACGGCGAATGGCAGTTCAGCTTTTTCACCAGCCCTCACCAGGTGCCGGAAGTCTGGCTGGCGGCCGATCTCAGCGACGCGCGCGCCACGCCGGTGCCGTCAAACTGGCAGATGGAAGGCTACGACACGCCGATCTACACCAACGTGCGCTACCCGATCCCGGTGAATCCGCCGTTTGTGCCGGATGACAACCCGACCGGCTGCTATTCGCGCGATATCGAGGTGCCGCAGGCGTGGCTGGAGGCGGGCCGCACGCGCATTGTCTTCGGCGGCGTGAATTCGGCGTTTTATCTCTGGTGTAACGGGCAGTGGGTGGGGTACTCGCAGGACAGTCGCCTGCCGGCGGAGTTCGATCTTACCGGCGTGCTGCACGCGGGCCGCAACCGCCTGTGCGTGCTGGTGCTGCGCTGGTCGGACGGCACTTATCTGGAAGATCAGGATATGTGGCGCATGAGCGGCATTTTCCGCCCGGTCAGCCTGCTGCATCTCCCGGAACAGGCGCTGGCCGATGTGCGCGTGCATACCGAACTTGCGCCGTCGCTGCGCCACGCCACGCTGTTCAGCGAGGTGGAAGTGACGCCCGCCGCGCGCGGGCTCAGCGTCAGTCTCGCGCTGTGGCGCGGTGATAACGAAATCGCGAGCCAGACGCTGCCGCTTGGCTCGGCCCCGATTGATGAGCGCGGCAACTACGCCGAGCGCGTAACGCTCTCGCTCGACGTTGACAACCCGCTGCTGTGGAGCGCCGAAGCGCCGCACCTGTACCGCGCGGTGGTGACGCTGCTGGACGCCGACGGCATACCGCTGGTCTCTGAGGCGCACGACGTCGGTTTTCGTCGCGTGGAAATCCACAACGGCCTGCTGACGCTCAACGGCCAGCCGCTGCTGATCCGCGGCGTTAACCGTCATGAGCACCACCCGGAAAAAGGCCAGGCGGTGGACGAGGCGGCGATGGTGCAGGATATCCTGCTGATGAAGCAGAACAACTTTAACGCCGTGCGCTGTTCCCATTACCCCAACCAGCCGCGCTGGTATGAGCTGTGCAGCCGCTACGGGCTGTACGTGGTGGATGAAGCCAATATTGAAACCCACGGCATGGAGCCGATGAGCCGTCTCTCGGACGATCCGGTGTGGCTGGGCGCCTACAGCGAGCGCGTTACCCGGATGGTGAAATGCAACCGTAACCACCCGAGCATTATTATCTGGTCGCTCGGCAATGAGTCAGGCAACGGCGCGACCCATACCGCGCTTTATAACTGGATCAAGCATCAGGACCCGACGCGTCCGGTGCAGTATGAAGGCGGCGGGGCGGATACCCGCGCGACCGACATCATCTGCCCGATGTACGCCCGCGTGGAGACCGACCAGCTTATTCCTGCGGTGCCGAAGTGGTCGATCAAAAAGTGGATTGCTATGCCTGGCGAAACCCGCCCGCTGATCCTCTGCGAATACGCGCACGCGATGGGCAACAGCCTGGGGAATTTCGCCGACTACTGGGCCGCGTTCCGCCAGTACCCGCGCCTTCAGGGCGGCTTTATCTGGGACTGGGCTGACCAGGCCATCACGCGCGTCGAGCCTGACGGCAACCGCTGGTGGGCCTACGGCGGCGATTTCGGCGACATGCCGAACGATCGTCAGTTCTGCATGAACGGGCTGGTCTTCCCGGACCGCACGCCGCACCCGGCGCTCTTTGAGGCGAAGCATCAGCAGCAGTTCTTCCAGTTCCGTCTGGTGGGCGAAAGCCCGCTGCAAATCGAGGTGACCAGCGAATACCTGTTCCGCGAGAGCGACAACGAGCGCCTGCTGTGGAGCATCGAGGTGCGCGGCGAGACGCGCCTGAGCGGGGAGCTGACGCTCTCCCTCGGCCCGCAGGCGTCCCGCGTGCTGACGCTCAGCGACACGGGCTTTAGCGCCCGCGCGGGCGACGAGGAAATCTGGCTGCATGTGCGCGTTGAACAGCCGCAGGCGACGCCGTGGTCGCCGGAAGGGCATCTCAGCGCCTGGGCGCAGTGGCCGCTCGCCGCGCCGCTCGCGCTGCCGGAGCCGGTTGCCGCAGGCGACGCGCCGCAGCTTGATATCACCGATGCGGAATTTGTCATTCGCCACGGCCGTCAGACCTGGCGCGTGAGCCGCGGCAGCGGCCAGCTGACGCAGTGGAGCGACGACGGCGTGGATCAGATGCTGACGCCGCTTGCCGATCAGTTCATCCGCGCGCCTATCGATAACGATATCGGCGTCAGCGAAGTGGAACGCATCGATCCGAACGCCTGGGTAGAGCGCTGGAAAGCCGCCGGGCTGTATGAGACCGAACACCGCTGCCTGGTCTGTGACGCGCAGACCACCCGCGACGGCGTGGAGGTGCGCGCGCAGCATGCGTACTTCGTAAAAGGCGTGGCGGACGGCCCGGCCATTCTCAGCTACTGGCGTATGGTGGTGGATAACCAGGGCGCGCTGCACTGCGATATTGACGTCGCGCGCAGCCCGGCGCTGCCGCCGCTGCCGCGCGCAGGCGTGGTCTGTCAGTTACGCGGCGGCGAAGAGACGGCAAGCTGGCTCGGCCTCGGACCGCATGAGAACTACCCGGATCGCCTGAGCAGCGCGTGCTTCTCGCGCTGGACGCTGCCGCTCGCGGAACTTACCACGCCGTATATTTTCCCGGGCGAAAACGGCCTGCGCTGCAACACGCGTGAGCTGACCTGGAATGGCTGGCAGGCCGAGGGCGAGTTTCATTTCTCGTTAAGCCCTTACGGCACGCGCCAGCTAATGGAAACCAGCCACTGGCATAAATTGCAGCCGGAAGCGGGTATCTGGCTGACGATTGACGGCTTCCATATGGGCGTCGGCGGCGATGACTCCTGGACGCCGAGCGTGCATCCGGAATATCTGCTGACCGCGCGGGAATACCGCTACCGCTTTACCCTGCGCAGACGGCAAGGCTGACAGGGCGCGACCGCCGGGGCGCGCCCCGGCGTTAACAACAAAAACAACCTCCACACAGAAGGTGAAAGATGAATAAGCCTGCCCTGACCCCGGTTGAAAAACAGAACTTCATATTCTTTTTGCTGTTCTTCTTTTTCTACTACTTCATTATGTCGGCCTACTTTCCGTTCTTCCCGGTGTGGCTGGCGGATGTCGCGCATCTCAGTAAAACGGATACCGGGATTGTGTTCTCGTGTATCTCGCTGTTCGCGATTATCTTCCAGCCGGTGTTTGGCCTGGTCTCCGACAAGCTCGGGCTGCGCAAACATCTGCTATGGACGATAACCGGTCTGCTGGTACTGTTCGCGCCGTTCTTTATCTTTGTGCTCAAGCCGCTGCTGGCCTTTAACATCTGGGTCGGGGCGCTGGTCGGCGGCTGCTATCTGGGGATTGTCTTCTCAAGCGGCTCCGGCGCGGTGGAGGCGTACATTGAGCGCGTCAGCCGCGCCAATAACTTTGAATATGGCAAAGTGCGCGTCTCCGGCTGCGTGGGCTGGGCGCTGTGCGCCTCGATGACCGGCATGCTGTTTGGCGTGAACCCCAATATTATCTTCTGGGTGGCGTCGGCGTGCGCGCTGATCCTGGCGGGCGTCCTGTGGTTCTCGCGTCCGGCGGGGGAGAGCGGCAACCTGATCTCCGGCACGAAGGAGACCAGCCAGGCGTTCTCGATGAAGCTCGTCAGCGAGCTGTTCAGAATGCGCAGCTTCTGGGCATTTATCATCTACGTGGTGGGCGTGGCGAGCGTGTATGACGTCTTTGACCAGCAGTTCGCCAACTTCTTTAAAGGCTTTTTCTCAAGCCCCGAGCGCGGCACCCAGATTTTCGGCTTCGTCACCACTGGCGGGGAGCTGCTCAACGCCACCGTGATGTTCTTCACGCCGTTTATCATCAACCGCATCGGCAGCAAAAATGCGCTGCTTATCGCGGGCGCGATCATGTCGGTGCGCATTATCGGCTCGTCGTTCGCTACCGCCGACTGGCAGGTGATCATCCTCAAAACGCTGCATATGTTTGAGCTGCCGTTCCTGCTGGTGGGCACGTTTAAATACATTTCCGCGGTCTTTGATCCGCGCCTTTCCGCCACGCTGTTTCTGGTGGGCTTTAACCTCTCCAAACAGCTCTCAGGCGTGGTGCTCTCCACCTGGGCGGGCCGGATGTATGACACCGTAGGCTTCCAGCAGACCTATCTGGTGCTTGGGCTTATCACGCTTGGCTTTACCGTGATTTCCTTCTTCACGCTGCAGGGCCGCCCGCGCCCGGCGCTTGAAAAATCCCCCGATTCTTCACTGGCCTGACGGCGACACCGTTCACGGGGGAGCGCGTCTCCCCCATATTCCGCCTGATGAATAAATTGCATGGCATTGATGCGACAAATCTGTCCATTTAAGGAAGAGTGACGGGCCGCTTTCTTATACACTATGTGCCGCTATGGTAATCCGCCCGTTCCGACGCGGCCTCCAGAAAGCCAATGGTGAGGCTTCTGCCGCGCAAAAAAGAGTGAGACAGATGGAAATCAAACACAAAAAAAACCGTTCGCTTTACATTCCCTACGCCGGCCCCGTTCTGCTGGAGTTCCCGCTGCTGAATAAAGGCAGCGCCTTCAGTATGGAGGAGCGCAGCAACTTCAACCTGCTGGGGCTGTTGCCGGAAGTGGTGGAAACCATTGAGGAGCAGGCGGAGCGCGCATGGCGACAGTTTGAAGATTTCAAAACGGATATTGATAAACACATTTATCTGCGCAACATCCAGGACACCAACGAAACCCTGTTCTATCGCCTGCTGGAAAACCATCTTGAAGTGATGATGCCCATCATCTACACCCCGACGGTGGGCTCGGCCTGCGAACGGTTTTCCGAGATCTACCGCCGCGCCCGCGGAGTGTTCATCTCCTGGCCGAACCGCCACAACATGGATGACATCCTGCAGAACGTGCCTATCCATAACATCAAAGTGATCGTGGTGACCGACGGCGAGCGTATTCTCGGCCTCGGCGACCAGGGCATCGGCGGCATGGGCATTCCTATCGGCAAGCTGTCGCTCTACACCGCCTGCGGCGGTATCAGCCCGGCGTATACGCTGCCTATTGTGCTCGATGCCGGCACCAACAACCAGCAACTGCTGAACGACCCGCTCTACATGGGCTGGCGTCACCCGCGCATCACCGACGACGAGTACTACGCGTTCGTCGATGACTTCATCCAGGCGGTAAAACAGCGCTGGCCGAACGTGCTGTTGCAGTTTGAAGATTTCGCGCAGAAAAACGCGATGCCGTTGCTTGAGCGTTATCGCGACGAGATCTGCTGCTTTAACGATGATATTCAGGGCACCGCGGCGGTGACGCTCGGCACGCTGATTGCCGCGAGCCGCGCGGCGGGCAGCCAGCTCAGCGAGCAGAAAATCGTCTTCCTGGGCGCAGGCTCCGCCGGGTGCGGCATCGCCGAGCAGATCATCGCCTGGATGCGCACCGAAGGCGGCTTAAGCGACGAGCAGGCGCGCGCCCGCGTCTATATGGTCGACCGTTTCGGCCTGCTGACCGACAACATGCCGAACCTGCTGTCGTTCCAGTCGAAGCTGGTGCAAAAACGCGACAGCCTTCAGGGCTGGGATACGCAGAGCGATTCGATCTCACTGCTGGATGTGGTACGCAACGCCAAACCGGACATTCTCATCGGGGTGTCCGGCCAGACTGGCCTTTTCACCGAAGAGATCATCCGCGAGATGCACAAGCACTGCGCGCGCCCGATTGTCATGCCGCTCTCTAACCCGACCTCGCGCGTTGAGGCGACGCCGCACGACATCCTGAACTGGACCGACGGCGCGGCGCTGGTGGCGACGGGCAGCCCGTTCCAGCCGGTGACGGTGAAAGAGAAAACCTACCCGATTGCGCAGTGTAACAACGCCTATATCTTCCCTGGCATCGGGCTTGGGATTATTTCGTCCGGCGCGCTGCGCGTAACCGATGAAATGATGATGGCGGCGAGTGAAGCGCTGGCCTCGCATTCGCCGCTGGTCAATACCGGCAGCGGGCTGGTGCTGCCGCCGCTGACTGACATTCAGGCGGTGTCGAAGGATATCGCGTTTGCGGTAGGCAAAATGGCGCAGCAGCAGGGTGTGGCGGTGAAAACCTCCGCCGAGGCGCTGTTACAGGCCATTGAAGATAACTTCTGGCTGCCGGAATACCGCAGCTACCGCCGCACCTCTATCTGATGCGGCTTTACGCTGGCGCGCCTGCGCCAGCGTCTCTTCCCGCCGTTTGTTTTAGCCGCCCCAGCGCGCCCACAGCGTTCTGCCCGCCACGGTCGTTATCAGCGAACAGATAACCGACACCACCGCCAGCTCAATAAAATAGGCGTTAAAATCATCAAGGAAAGGCACCACGTTCACCATGGCAGCGACGTCGCGTAGCTCGCGGGTGTGCAGCAGCGCGAACAGCATATGCGGGATATTCAGGAAGAAAAAAATAAACAGCAGACAAAAGATAATGGATTCAATGGTGTTGGCAGGGGTGACTCTCATTGACGCGCCCGGTTCTCAATAAAGGACAACCCCGACGACGCCTGTCGCCGCGGGGTCTGGCCTCGCATCATACCTGAAACCGCGCCCCGACCACAGGTGATTTTATCGCCGGTTTTCGGCCGCGCTGAGCCCTCAGGCCACGTGCTCTTGCACGCGTGCGATGCTGTTGACTATCTCGCGCTCAATATCCGCTTCGCGCCATGACGCCATGGATGAAGAGAACGGCTCGAACGCGTAAATGCCCTGATAGCCGCGCGCCTCCAGCGCCTTAATCTGCGCTACCGTCTTCAGCCTGTCGTCCGGCATCAGCATCAGGCGCTGATCGTCGGTCAGCGTCTCAAGCGGGCGCGGATCGTTAACGCCTGAGAGGTGCACCAGCCCTATCATCGACACATCCACCTGTGAAAGCGCCTGCGCCGCCTGCGGGTAGAGCGCATGGTGAAAGGTGTCGATCAGCAGCTTAAACGGCACGCTGGCGTCGCGGATTAACGTCTGCGCTTCGGCCGCCGAACGCAGCGAGCTTTGCGGAAAACCGAGCGGCTCCACCAGTCCGTCAATACCGTATTCCGCGAACCGTGGGGCGAGATCCTGTAACGCCGCCAGGGTTTCCGCCGGCCCGACAGGCGTGCCGTCGTTTAATGGACAGAGCACCAGCCCCGCCGCGCCCACCGCCTGCGCATCTTTCAGCAGTGACTCGGTCAGCTCGCGTACCGCGGGCGTGCGCTGGTTAAACGGGTAGACGGCGTTAATGGTGACAATCTCAATCTCATAGCGCGCCGCCAGTTCGCGCACCTGCTCAGGGCTCAGATCGTCGGTGACCTTGCCGCTGGCCATATCGTTACGCAGCTCGACCTTATTCAGCCCAAGCCGGTTCACCAGTTTAAAAAACGCCGGGATATCCAGCGCCGGGGCAATTTTGCGGTTAACGCAGAAACGGTGCAGTGCAATGGTCATCGTACTCTCCTGAAAGCAACAGAATGAAAGACTGGCCTGCCTGTAATCAAAACATTTATTTCATATTTCGCAATATTTGAAATTCTGCTTCTTTGATCGGCTTCGCAAAAAAGAAGGAGTAGAGGCCGGTTTTGCTTTGCGGCAGCCGCTTATCCCGCTAATTTTCAGGGGATAATGGTATGTGATGGTCAGGCCAGGGATGCAATGCCGTAGAAAATGCGACTATGGTCACCAAAAGTAAATTTCATTTATATTTTTATTGAAATATTCATTTCATTTAGCCAGGATAAGGACAGACGTTTTTACGCGAGCCCCTACGGCTCCCGCATTGACCCCCTCCAGACGACGAGGCTAAGCATGAATATCACAGGAAACTTTATCGGCGGAAAAACCTGCAACAGCAGCAGCGGCCAGACGGTGCCGGTCTTCGATCCGGCGACGGGCAAACCGGTGCGCGAGCTCACGCAATCCACGGCCCAGGAGGTCTCGGCGGCGATTCAGGTCGCTCATGAGGCGTTTACCGGCTGGGCCAATACCACGCCGCTGCGCCGCGCCAGGGTGCTGTTTCATTTCAAAATGCTGCTTGAGAAACATGCCGACGAGCTGGCGGCGATTATCGTCAGCGAACACGGCAAGGTCTGGTCAGACGCCATGGGCGAGCTGACGCGCGGCATGGAAGTGGTGGAGTTCGCCTGTGGCATTCCGCACCTGATTAAAGGGGAATACTCCTCCGATGTCGGCACCCGCGTCGACAGCTACTCGCTGATGCAGCCGCTCGGCGTGGTGGCGGGGATCACGCCGTTTAACTTCCCGGCGATGGTGCCGATGTGGATGTTCCCGATAGCGCTCGCCTGCGGCAACAGCTTTGTGCTGAAACCGCCTGCGCTGGCGCCGACCGCCGCGGTGCGTCTCGCTGAGCTGCTGTCAGAAGCCGGGCTGCCGGACGGCGTGTTCAACGTGGTGCATTGCAGTAATGAGGATGCCGAACAGCTCTACACCGATCCGCGTATCGCGGCGGTCAGCTTTGTCGGCTCGTCCGGCGTGGCGGAGCATATCTACAAAACCGCCAGCGCTTACGGTAAACGCGTGCAGGCGTTCGGCGCGGCGAAAAACCACGCCATCGTCATGCCGGATGCCGATCTCGACGCCACAGTGAACGCTATCATGGGCGGCGCGTTTGGTTCGGCAGGCGAGCGCTGCATGGCGCTGCCGATTGTGGTCGCGGTGGGCGACGAAACGGCGGATAAACTGATTGCGCGCTTAACGCCGCTGGTGGAAGCGCTGAAAGTCGGGCCGGGCTGTATGCGCGGGCCGGAAGAGAATGAAATGGGACCGGTGGTTTCCGACGCTCACCAGAAAAAAGTGCTGGGCTATATTGAAAAGGGCGTCAGCGAAGGCGCGAAACTGGTGGTCGATGGCCGCACATTCCGCCTGCCGGGCTATGAAGCGGGTTACTACGTCGGCGGCACGCTGTTTGATAACGTGACGCCGGAAATGGTTATCTGGCGCGAAGAGATTTTCGGGCCGGTGCTCGGCATTGTTCGCGCGCCGGATTACGCGCGCGCGCTGGCGCTTATCAACAGCCATGAATTTGGCAACGGCAGCGCGATTTTCACCAGCAACGGGCATACGGCGCGTGAATTCGTGCATGACGTTCAGGCGGGGATGGTGGGCGTCAATGTGCCAGTGCCGGTGCCGATGGCGTTCCACAGTTTCGGCGGCTGGAAGCGTTCGGTCTTCGGCGCGTTGAATGTCCACGGGCCGGACGGCGTGCGGTTCTATACCCGCATGAAAACCGCCACGGTGCGCTGGCCGCAGGGGCAACAGACCGTCTCTGAATTCAGTATGCCGACGCTGGGTTAAGCTTTTCCAGGAGGAGCCATGTCGTTACTTGCAAAGGCGCAGCGCGACGCGCGCCATTTACAGCATATCACCCCGGAAAGCGCCGGCTGGCGCTATATCGGCTTCGATGTCTGGATGTTGAAACAGGGCGAAACGGTCACGCTTGAGAGCGGCGACCGGGAGCTGTGCCTGGTGCTGGTGGCGGGTTTTGCCTCGGTGAAAACACGCCACGCGGAGTTTCCGGGCCTCGGCGGGCGAATGTCGCCGTTTGAGCGCACGCCGCCGTGGTCGGTCTACGTGCCGCCGCAGGAGCGCGTCGAAGTGACCGCCGATTCCGATCTGGAGCTTGCCGTGTGCAGCGCGCCGGGCAAGGGCACGCTGCCTGCAAGGGTGATTACGCCTGAAGAGGTGGGCGTCGAGCATCGCGGTAAAGGGCGTAACCAGCGCCTGGTGCATAACATTCTGCCGGACAGCGGCGAGGCGGACTGTCTGCTGGTGGTGGAGGTCTATACCGACGAGGGCGCCACCAGCTCCTGGCCTGCGCACAAGCACGATACGCCGGTGCCAGGAAAAGAGACGCAGCTTGAAGAGACCTACTACCACCGTTTCGATCCGTCGCAGGGGTTCGCCTTCCAGCGGGTATACACCGACGACCGCAGCCTGGATGCCTGCATGGCGCCTTACAATCACGATGTGGTGATGGTGCCGCGCGGTTATCATCCGGTGGCGGCGGTCGCGGGCTATGACAGCTATTACCTGAACGTGATGGCCGGGCCGGATCGCAAATGGCTGTTTACCTGGGAAGAGGATCACGCCTGGATTAACAGCGACGACTATCCACGGCGTTAAGCCTGCATAAAAAAACGGCCCATTCGGGCCGTTTTTTATTGCGTTGGCGAGGCGTCAGGCCGTCTGCTGCGTGGTCTTGCTGTTGTTAAGCGCCAGCGAGACGGCGAGCGTCTGGGCGAGACAGAGCGAGGCCACCTGTGAGCGAAACCCATCCACCTGCGCTTCGCGCACCACAAAACAGACATCGCTGAAGGCGGCAAGCGGGCTCACCTGGCTGTCGGTTATCGCAATCTGGCGCGCTTTGCGCTGCGCGCCGAGCTCCACCAGTTCGACCACTTCGCGGGAGTACGGCGAGAAGCTCACCGCCACCACCACGTCTTTCGGCCCCACCAGACTTAACTGTTCGGTAAACATGCCGCCCAGCCCGTCTATCAGAAACGCTTTACGGTCGAGATGACGCAGCGCGTAAGTGAGATAGGACGCGACGCTGAACGACCGGCGCAGGCCAATCACGTAGATATTCTCCGCCTCGGCCAGCAGCCTGACGGCTTTCTCCAGATCTTCCGGCGCCATTTGCATCGCCAGTTGTTGCAGCGCCTGGGAGTTCACCATCGTAAACATGCTGAGGATTTCGCCCGGCGTTTCCGGCGCGCTGGTCTCTTCGCTGGCGGTCTGGCGGAACAGGCGCGCGCGTTCGGTATAATTGGCCGTTTCTTCCATCAGATGCTGTCTGAACATCTGTTTCATTTCATTGAAGCCGCTGAAACCAAACGCATTGGCGAAACGGATAAGCGTCGATGGCGGCACATCCGCCTGCTGGGCGATAGAGGCGACGGTATCGAACGCCACGCTGTTGCTGTTATCAAGAATGTAGCGCGCCACCTGTTTGAGTCGTTTGCTGAGATCGTCATACCGGCGACGAATTTCATCCTGAAGGATGGAGAGCTGGGTCGGATTATTTGCCATGTATCGTGCCTGATAAAAAAGGGGGAAAAAGGAAAGCTTGTGTCAGTGTATCAAATGAAGCGAAATTTTCATTTTCCCGGATGAAATACGCGATTCATTTCACGAAGCAGGAAAGCGCGGAGCGACGGGGCCGCTCCGCGGGAAGGTTAACGGCGCGCTTCGCGCCAGAAGCCGATAAGCGTCAGGTAATTGTTTTTCACTTCGCCGATAAGCGCCTCGTCGCTAAGCTCACCCTGCATCCAGCGGCGCGACGGCTGGCCGAAAATGGTGCGCCCGACCGCGAAGCCTTTAATGATAGGATGCGTCGCCGCTTCAGTGAAGCCTTCGCGCAACTGCTCCTGCGGCGCGTCGAGCCCGAGCAGCAGAATGCCGCGGCAGTATGGATCTTCCTTTTCAATCAGCGCGCTGATTTCCTGCCAGTGGCGGCTCGCCAGCGGCGGCAGCTTCCACCAGTCCGGCTTAATGCCGAGCTGATAAAAATGCGCCAGCATCGTGTGGTAATGCTCCCTGTCTTTATCCGGACCGTTTTCCGGCAGGATCACTTCCAGCAGCAGTTCATGGCCCGACTGCTGACAGGCGCGCCACACCTCCAGCAGCAGCGCGTCCTGCTGTTCGCGAAGCGCCGCCGGATCGTGCGGATGATAAAACACCAGACATTTCACCACATGCTCCAGCGGCCAGCTCGCGAGCTGCGAGCCGATATCGCCATGCTCAAGGCGCAGCGGACGCGAGCCGGGCAGTTCAATCGGGCGGCCAATCCACCAGTTCTGACCGGTGATGGCATTGAGCGCGCGCTGCCCGTAGGTGCTGTCCGCCAGAATACCGCTGCGGCCCGCGAGGCCCGCCTCCTGCGCCGCGTCTTTCGCCGCCTGTAGCAGCAGTTGTTTCAGCGCCGGAATGCGCGCTTCATCGCAGCCGGTTTCGCGGGCCAGATCGGCGAGCTGTTTGCGGTGATCGAAGGCGAAAATACACAGCTCCGGCCACGCCTGGCGACGGGAGGTGACGCGATGCAGATGGTTTAAGCGCGCGTCGAGATCCGGACGCGGCACCGCTTCGGCGCGGGCCAGGTAATCATCGAGTTCGGCGCGCGTCGGCATCGCCGGGGCGCAGCCGTGGCGGGAGACCACCAGCGCGCCGCAGGCGTTGGCGTAGCGACAGGCCTGCTCCCAGCCCTCGTCGTTCAGCCAGCCGCGCAGCAGCCCGGACATAAACGCATCGCCCGCGCCAAGCACGTTCAGCACCTCCACCCGCACGCCCTGATAAAGCGGGACGGTGTCCCAGCTGTCCGGCACCGCGCCTTCCAGCACCACGCAACCCATCGGCCCGCGCTTGCAGACCAGCGTGGCGCCGGTGGCGTGGCGGACGTTTTTCAGCGCGGTCAGCGTATCGGTACTGCCGCCCGCGATATGAAACTCCTCTTCGGTGCCCACCACCAGATCGAACAGATGCAGCACTTCCTGAAGCTGGCGCGTTACCGGCTCTGACTCCACATAAC
Encoded proteins:
- the lacZ gene encoding Beta-galactosidase, with protein sequence MMTENPTTTAFNELQTRPLATILARNDWQNPAITSVNRLPSHTPLHGWRDADQARRGEPSDAVLSLDGEWQFSFFTSPHQVPEVWLAADLSDARATPVPSNWQMEGYDTPIYTNVRYPIPVNPPFVPDDNPTGCYSRDIEVPQAWLEAGRTRIVFGGVNSAFYLWCNGQWVGYSQDSRLPAEFDLTGVLHAGRNRLCVLVLRWSDGTYLEDQDMWRMSGIFRPVSLLHLPEQALADVRVHTELAPSLRHATLFSEVEVTPAARGLSVSLALWRGDNEIASQTLPLGSAPIDERGNYAERVTLSLDVDNPLLWSAEAPHLYRAVVTLLDADGIPLVSEAHDVGFRRVEIHNGLLTLNGQPLLIRGVNRHEHHPEKGQAVDEAAMVQDILLMKQNNFNAVRCSHYPNQPRWYELCSRYGLYVVDEANIETHGMEPMSRLSDDPVWLGAYSERVTRMVKCNRNHPSIIIWSLGNESGNGATHTALYNWIKHQDPTRPVQYEGGGADTRATDIICPMYARVETDQLIPAVPKWSIKKWIAMPGETRPLILCEYAHAMGNSLGNFADYWAAFRQYPRLQGGFIWDWADQAITRVEPDGNRWWAYGGDFGDMPNDRQFCMNGLVFPDRTPHPALFEAKHQQQFFQFRLVGESPLQIEVTSEYLFRESDNERLLWSIEVRGETRLSGELTLSLGPQASRVLTLSDTGFSARAGDEEIWLHVRVEQPQATPWSPEGHLSAWAQWPLAAPLALPEPVAAGDAPQLDITDAEFVIRHGRQTWRVSRGSGQLTQWSDDGVDQMLTPLADQFIRAPIDNDIGVSEVERIDPNAWVERWKAAGLYETEHRCLVCDAQTTRDGVEVRAQHAYFVKGVADGPAILSYWRMVVDNQGALHCDIDVARSPALPPLPRAGVVCQLRGGEETASWLGLGPHENYPDRLSSACFSRWTLPLAELTTPYIFPGENGLRCNTRELTWNGWQAEGEFHFSLSPYGTRQLMETSHWHKLQPEAGIWLTIDGFHMGVGGDDSWTPSVHPEYLLTAREYRYRFTLRRRQG
- the lacY gene encoding Lactose permease, with protein sequence MSAYFPFFPVWLADVAHLSKTDTGIVFSCISLFAIIFQPVFGLVSDKLGLRKHLLWTITGLLVLFAPFFIFVLKPLLAFNIWVGALVGGCYLGIVFSSGSGAVEAYIERVSRANNFEYGKVRVSGCVGWALCASMTGMLFGVNPNIIFWVASACALILAGVLWFSRPAGESGNLISGTKETSQAFSMKLVSELFRMRSFWAFIIYVVGVASVYDVFDQQFANFFKGFFSSPERGTQIFGFVTTGGELLNATVMFFTPFIINRIGSKNALLIAGAIMSVRIIGSSFATADWQVIILKTLHMFELPFLLVGTFKYISAVFDPRLSATLFLVGFNLSKQLSGVVLSTWAGRMYDTVGFQQTYLVLGLITLGFTVISFFTLQGRPRPALEKSPDSSLA
- the sfcA gene encoding NAD-dependent malic enzyme → MVIRPFRRGLQKANGEASAAQKRVRQMEIKHKKNRSLYIPYAGPVLLEFPLLNKGSAFSMEERSNFNLLGLLPEVVETIEEQAERAWRQFEDFKTDIDKHIYLRNIQDTNETLFYRLLENHLEVMMPIIYTPTVGSACERFSEIYRRARGVFISWPNRHNMDDILQNVPIHNIKVIVVTDGERILGLGDQGIGGMGIPIGKLSLYTACGGISPAYTLPIVLDAGTNNQQLLNDPLYMGWRHPRITDDEYYAFVDDFIQAVKQRWPNVLLQFEDFAQKNAMPLLERYRDEICCFNDDIQGTAAVTLGTLIAASRAAGSQLSEQKIVFLGAGSAGCGIAEQIIAWMRTEGGLSDEQARARVYMVDRFGLLTDNMPNLLSFQSKLVQKRDSLQGWDTQSDSISLLDVVRNAKPDILIGVSGQTGLFTEEIIREMHKHCARPIVMPLSNPTSRVEATPHDILNWTDGAALVATGSPFQPVTVKEKTYPIAQCNNAYIFPGIGLGIISSGALRVTDEMMMAASEALASHSPLVNTGSGLVLPPLTDIQAVSKDIAFAVGKMAQQQGVAVKTSAEALLQAIEDNFWLPEYRSYRRTSI
- the iolA gene encoding Methylmalonate semialdehyde dehydrogenase [acylating]; protein product: MSFSQDKDRRFYASPYGSRIDPLQTTRLSMNITGNFIGGKTCNSSSGQTVPVFDPATGKPVRELTQSTAQEVSAAIQVAHEAFTGWANTTPLRRARVLFHFKMLLEKHADELAAIIVSEHGKVWSDAMGELTRGMEVVEFACGIPHLIKGEYSSDVGTRVDSYSLMQPLGVVAGITPFNFPAMVPMWMFPIALACGNSFVLKPPALAPTAAVRLAELLSEAGLPDGVFNVVHCSNEDAEQLYTDPRIAAVSFVGSSGVAEHIYKTASAYGKRVQAFGAAKNHAIVMPDADLDATVNAIMGGAFGSAGERCMALPIVVAVGDETADKLIARLTPLVEALKVGPGCMRGPEENEMGPVVSDAHQKKVLGYIEKGVSEGAKLVVDGRTFRLPGYEAGYYVGGTLFDNVTPEMVIWREEIFGPVLGIVRAPDYARALALINSHEFGNGSAIFTSNGHTAREFVHDVQAGMVGVNVPVPVPMAFHSFGGWKRSVFGALNVHGPDGVRFYTRMKTATVRWPQGQQTVSEFSMPTLG